A section of the Hippea sp. KM1 genome encodes:
- the sucC gene encoding ADP-forming succinate--CoA ligase subunit beta — MKLHEYQAKEVLAGYGIPVPEGRVTYFPDDAWMVSMELGLPVVLKAQVLTGGRGKAGGVKIARTSDEVRQIAQELFGKKLVTKQTGPEGVKIRKLLVEKAADIERELYFSIVIDRTTSRPTVIASKRGGMSIEEVAEKYPEDIIKIPIDPAVGFLPYQIRRLKYDLDLMAQEKEAAKIFSALYKVFVEKDCSLLELNPLVVLKSGHLLAVDAKMDIDDNALYRRKEISKMRDLTEIDPDELEARFSGLNFIKLTGNIGCMVNGAGLAMTTMDVIKLAGGEPANFLDVGGEATPETIAKGFEIITRDPKVKAIFINIFGGIVRCDKVANGILQALKKVEVKIPVVIRLTGMNREEGMEILKKSGLKFYVANDLKEAAKMVSELANSSAVEEKKNTKEEKKEK; from the coding sequence ATGAAACTTCATGAATATCAAGCCAAAGAGGTTTTGGCAGGATACGGCATACCGGTGCCTGAGGGTAGGGTAACCTATTTCCCTGATGATGCATGGATGGTCTCAATGGAGCTGGGTCTCCCTGTTGTTCTTAAGGCTCAGGTGCTCACAGGAGGCAGGGGTAAAGCAGGTGGAGTTAAGATAGCCAGAACATCGGACGAGGTTAGGCAGATCGCTCAGGAGCTGTTTGGCAAAAAGCTTGTAACCAAACAGACAGGGCCTGAGGGTGTGAAGATAAGGAAGTTGCTGGTGGAGAAGGCTGCAGACATAGAAAGGGAGCTTTACTTCTCCATCGTTATAGACAGAACCACATCCAGGCCAACCGTTATTGCATCCAAAAGAGGCGGTATGAGTATTGAGGAGGTGGCCGAGAAGTACCCCGAAGATATTATCAAGATCCCCATTGATCCGGCTGTTGGATTTTTGCCCTATCAGATAAGGAGGCTTAAATACGATCTGGATCTGATGGCTCAGGAGAAGGAGGCTGCCAAGATATTCAGCGCACTTTATAAGGTTTTTGTCGAGAAGGATTGCTCTTTGCTTGAGCTTAACCCGCTTGTTGTGCTTAAGTCGGGACATCTATTGGCCGTTGATGCCAAGATGGACATTGACGATAACGCCCTTTACAGAAGAAAAGAGATCTCGAAGATGAGGGATTTAACAGAGATCGACCCGGATGAGCTTGAGGCAAGGTTCTCTGGCCTGAACTTCATAAAACTAACGGGTAATATAGGTTGTATGGTCAACGGTGCTGGTCTTGCCATGACGACGATGGATGTTATTAAGCTGGCTGGCGGTGAGCCTGCAAACTTTTTGGATGTCGGCGGTGAGGCAACCCCAGAGACCATAGCCAAGGGTTTTGAGATAATCACCAGGGATCCAAAGGTTAAGGCCATATTCATCAACATCTTTGGCGGTATCGTAAGGTGTGATAAGGTTGCAAACGGAATACTGCAGGCCCTGAAGAAAGTTGAGGTGAAGATACCTGTTGTTATTAGGCTTACAGGCATGAACAGGGAAGAGGGTATGGAGATTCTCAAAAAGAGCGGTCTTAAGTTTTATGTGGCCAACGATTTGAAAGAGGCGGCCAAGATGGTTTCAGAGCTTGCCAATAGCAGTGCGGTTGAGGAAAAGAAAAACACAAAAGAAGAAAAGAAGGAGAAGTAA
- a CDS encoding NAD-dependent epimerase, with protein sequence MRLLITGTAGFIGFHLANRLAKEGFEIVGIDNINDYYDVRLKYARLEEAGIEESKIEYSRPVRSSKYDNYIFVKLDLKDKEGIDALFRDFGFDAVCNLAAQAGVRYSLKNPYSYIDSNIYGFLNILEACRHFGVENLSFASSSSVYGLNKQQPFSEKHNVDHPISLYAATKKSNELMAHTYSYLYGLRVTGLRFFTVYGPWGRPDMALFKFVRNILEDKPIDVYNYGKMERDFTYIDDIIEGVVRVIKNPATPNNNWSGLNPDPSSSRVAYRIYNIGNNSPVSLERFIDIIEKELGRKAKKNLLPMQPGDVESTYADVSALIDDLGYKPYTPPEIGIKNFIQWYRSFYGV encoded by the coding sequence ATGAGGCTGCTTATAACGGGCACGGCCGGTTTTATAGGGTTTCATTTAGCAAATAGGTTGGCCAAGGAAGGGTTTGAGATTGTTGGTATTGATAACATCAACGACTATTACGATGTGAGGTTGAAATATGCAAGATTGGAAGAGGCCGGCATTGAGGAGTCTAAGATAGAGTATTCAAGGCCCGTTAGGTCTTCAAAATACGACAATTACATATTTGTTAAGCTTGATTTAAAGGATAAGGAGGGTATAGATGCCCTCTTTAGAGATTTTGGGTTTGATGCTGTATGTAATTTGGCAGCCCAGGCAGGGGTTAGGTATTCTTTGAAAAACCCCTATTCCTATATAGATAGCAATATATACGGTTTTTTGAATATACTTGAGGCCTGCAGGCATTTTGGTGTTGAGAATTTGAGCTTTGCCTCATCCTCCAGTGTCTATGGTTTGAACAAACAACAGCCCTTTTCTGAGAAGCACAATGTTGACCATCCCATAAGCCTTTATGCTGCCACAAAGAAGTCCAACGAGTTGATGGCACACACATATAGCTATTTGTATGGCTTGAGGGTAACGGGCTTGCGGTTCTTTACTGTTTACGGCCCCTGGGGTAGGCCGGATATGGCTCTGTTTAAGTTTGTTAGGAATATTTTGGAGGACAAACCGATAGATGTTTACAATTACGGCAAAATGGAGAGGGACTTTACATACATAGACGATATAATTGAGGGTGTGGTTAGGGTTATAAAGAACCCTGCAACGCCCAATAACAATTGGAGTGGTCTAAACCCCGATCCATCAAGCTCAAGGGTTGCCTATAGAATCTATAACATAGGAAATAACTCGCCTGTGAGTCTTGAGAGGTTTATAGATATAATAGAAAAGGAGTTGGGCAGAAAGGCAAAGAAAAACCTCTTGCCCATGCAGCCTGGGGATGTTGAATCGACTTATGCCGATGTATCCGCCTTGATAGACGATTTGGGTTATAAGCCGTACACGCCTCCAGAGATAGGTATAAAGAACTTTATCCAATGGTATAGATCGTTTTACGGGGTTTAG
- the sucD gene encoding succinate--CoA ligase subunit alpha, which yields MAVCVYRTSRVLVQGITGKEGSYHALACKDYGTKVVAGVTPGKGGQKVGDIPVFNTVEEAVKETHPNVSLIFVPPPFAADAILEAVGSGIKTVVCITEGIPVLDMVKVKRVIEKEGVTLIGPNCPGIITPGATKIGIMPGHIFTRGSVGIISRSGTLLYETADQITRAGLGQSTCVGIGGDPIVGTDYIFWLKKFEEDPETEAVMMVGEIGGNAEEKAAEFIAQGGIKKPVFAFIAGRTAPPGRRMGHAGAIIMGKSGTAESKYEALRKAGVYTIENPGYIGETIAKVLREKAII from the coding sequence ATGGCTGTATGTGTATATAGGACAAGTAGGGTTTTAGTGCAGGGTATAACGGGAAAAGAGGGTAGTTATCATGCACTTGCCTGCAAGGATTACGGCACCAAGGTCGTTGCCGGTGTGACGCCTGGTAAGGGTGGCCAGAAGGTGGGCGATATACCGGTTTTTAATACGGTGGAGGAAGCCGTTAAAGAGACCCACCCCAATGTCAGCTTGATATTTGTTCCGCCGCCTTTTGCAGCCGATGCTATATTGGAGGCTGTGGGAAGCGGCATCAAGACGGTTGTGTGTATAACAGAGGGAATCCCCGTTCTGGATATGGTTAAGGTCAAAAGGGTCATAGAAAAGGAAGGTGTTACACTCATAGGTCCAAACTGCCCGGGTATTATAACACCCGGTGCAACAAAGATAGGTATAATGCCAGGGCATATCTTTACGAGGGGAAGCGTGGGTATCATCTCAAGGAGTGGAACGCTGCTTTATGAGACAGCTGATCAGATAACAAGGGCTGGATTGGGTCAGTCCACCTGTGTTGGAATCGGAGGAGACCCGATAGTTGGAACGGATTACATATTCTGGTTGAAGAAGTTTGAGGAAGACCCAGAGACAGAAGCCGTTATGATGGTGGGTGAGATCGGTGGTAATGCAGAGGAGAAGGCAGCCGAGTTTATAGCCCAGGGAGGCATCAAGAAACCGGTCTTTGCCTTCATTGCAGGAAGGACTGCACCTCCAGGAAGAAGGATGGGCCATGCCGGTGCTATTATTATGGGCAAGAGCGGAACGGCAGAGTCCAAGTATGAGGCCTTAAGGAAGGCCGGTGTTTATACCATAGAAAATCCTGGCTATATAGGCGAAACAATCGCAAAGGTTCTTAGGGAGAAGGCAATCATTTAA
- the dnaE gene encoding DNA polymerase III subunit alpha has product MAFVHLHNHSEYSLLDGASRIKYMVEKAKNSGMEAVALTDHGNMFGALEFYKTAKSNGIKPILGFEGYISPTTLDDRDVKGNYHITLLAKNKKGYENLMYLCSMGFLKGFYYKPRIDKNLLREHSEGIIAGSACLHGEVQLRLLDNDFEGAKKVVQEYKEIFGKDNFFLEIMRHGLEDQERIDKDIIRLGLETDTPIVATNDCHYLNKEDAIAQDALLCVQTNKHLDDEDRMRMGSNEFYFKTEEEMLELFKDNPEFVYNSKTIADICNVELELGKLAPPHYQTPDGSDEKEFLRRLAYEGLEKRTQGFDKDKKELYKKRLEHELAIIEQMGFSGYFLIVWDFVNYAKRNGIPVGPGRGSAAGSLVSYSIGITDIDPIKYNLLFERFLNPERVTMPDIDVDFCAERRDEVIHYVREKYGEYNVAQVITFGTMGAKAVVRDVARVLGFSYKDADKIAKMIPNGEDLDGAIKSNSQLKQEIDKDEKVKKLFEISKTLEGVKRHASIHAAGVVISTEPIYKSCPLYKAPGEDTIAVQFSKDYLEDIGLIKFDFLGLKNLTIIDTTVKLIGNGFDISKIPLDDEKTYKLLQRGDTLGVFQLESSGMQRLIMDLKPTVFEDLIALVALYRPGPLGSGMVQDFIDRKHGKKPIEYPLPELEDILKDTYGIILYQEQVMQIASKLAGYSLGEADILRRAMGKKKKEVMDEQRVIFVERAVERGIPKDKAEYIFDLMAKFAEYGFNKSHSAAYAYIAYQTAYLKAHYPAYFMSALLTSEKNNTDNIAKYIEECNRMKITVLPPDINDSFHDFAVAEKDGKKVIRFGFSAIKNVGDAAIENIIEVRKGGRFESIFDFLKRVDTRKVNKKVLESLIKSGCFDSLHKNRAALLASIDILLDWVSSSAKKANKKMISLFGASKEEESYPELVDAEELTQEKILEYERELLGFFVSSNPLSKYENIVSAVITADSESALNSVNREVIMAGIPVAVKKMKTKKKEPMAIVKLMDLKGTFEATVFPKLYEAYGELFEKNKLLVIVGSLDPTTEKVNVVVRDIVEYDKLHDYIEGVEVFLSERDLESIERIKTILQRNKGDKPLFIRFKENDVLYTVKTYMKIAISATLLDALRKHNVRVRFDFRKGDS; this is encoded by the coding sequence ATGGCTTTTGTTCATTTGCATAACCATTCAGAATACAGCCTGCTTGATGGTGCAAGCAGGATAAAGTATATGGTCGAAAAGGCAAAAAACAGCGGCATGGAGGCGGTTGCCCTCACAGACCACGGCAACATGTTCGGGGCATTGGAGTTTTACAAAACGGCAAAATCAAATGGCATTAAACCCATCCTTGGCTTTGAGGGCTACATATCACCCACAACTTTGGATGATAGAGATGTAAAAGGCAACTATCACATAACACTCCTTGCCAAGAACAAGAAGGGCTATGAAAACCTCATGTATCTTTGCAGCATGGGTTTCTTAAAAGGCTTCTATTACAAGCCAAGAATAGACAAAAACCTACTGAGGGAGCACTCAGAGGGCATTATAGCTGGCAGTGCCTGCCTGCATGGAGAGGTGCAGCTTAGGCTATTGGATAACGACTTTGAAGGTGCAAAAAAGGTTGTTCAGGAATACAAGGAGATATTCGGCAAAGACAACTTCTTCCTTGAAATCATGAGACACGGCCTTGAAGACCAAGAAAGGATAGACAAAGACATAATAAGGCTGGGTTTGGAAACAGACACACCCATTGTTGCAACAAACGACTGCCACTATCTAAACAAGGAAGACGCTATAGCACAGGATGCGCTCCTGTGTGTTCAGACAAACAAGCACTTAGACGATGAAGACAGGATGAGAATGGGCTCAAATGAGTTCTACTTCAAAACCGAAGAGGAGATGCTTGAGCTTTTCAAAGACAACCCCGAGTTTGTCTATAACTCCAAGACAATAGCTGACATTTGCAATGTTGAATTAGAGCTTGGCAAGCTTGCTCCGCCCCACTATCAGACACCAGACGGCTCAGATGAAAAGGAATTCTTAAGAAGACTTGCCTATGAGGGATTGGAGAAAAGAACACAAGGCTTTGATAAAGACAAAAAAGAGCTTTACAAGAAGAGACTTGAGCATGAGCTTGCCATAATAGAGCAGATGGGCTTCTCAGGCTATTTCCTCATCGTTTGGGACTTTGTCAACTATGCAAAAAGAAACGGAATACCCGTTGGTCCTGGCAGGGGCTCTGCAGCAGGCAGCCTTGTCTCATACTCCATTGGCATAACAGACATAGACCCCATAAAATACAACCTGCTCTTTGAGCGCTTCCTGAACCCAGAAAGGGTAACAATGCCTGATATAGATGTGGACTTTTGTGCAGAAAGGCGTGATGAGGTCATACACTATGTGAGGGAAAAGTATGGGGAGTATAATGTGGCCCAGGTTATAACATTCGGAACGATGGGTGCAAAGGCCGTTGTCAGGGATGTTGCCCGAGTTCTTGGCTTTTCCTATAAAGATGCGGATAAAATTGCGAAGATGATTCCAAATGGAGAGGATTTGGATGGCGCAATAAAATCCAATTCCCAACTGAAGCAGGAGATAGATAAGGATGAGAAGGTAAAAAAGCTTTTTGAAATATCAAAGACACTTGAGGGTGTCAAACGCCATGCATCCATTCATGCGGCTGGTGTTGTCATATCGACAGAGCCGATCTATAAAAGCTGTCCGTTGTATAAAGCACCGGGCGAGGATACAATAGCCGTTCAATTTTCAAAGGATTATCTTGAAGACATAGGCTTAATCAAATTTGACTTCTTGGGTCTAAAAAATCTTACCATCATCGACACAACTGTCAAACTCATAGGCAACGGCTTTGATATATCCAAAATCCCCCTTGATGATGAAAAGACCTATAAACTTCTGCAAAGGGGCGATACATTGGGCGTGTTTCAGCTTGAGTCATCCGGTATGCAGAGGCTTATAATGGATTTAAAGCCCACAGTATTTGAAGACCTAATAGCCCTTGTTGCACTTTATAGACCTGGTCCCTTGGGCAGTGGCATGGTTCAGGACTTCATAGACAGAAAGCACGGCAAAAAGCCCATTGAATACCCGCTGCCAGAGCTTGAGGATATACTCAAAGACACATACGGCATAATCCTATACCAAGAGCAGGTCATGCAGATAGCAAGTAAACTTGCAGGATATTCACTTGGTGAAGCAGACATATTGCGAAGGGCAATGGGTAAAAAGAAGAAAGAGGTCATGGACGAGCAACGGGTTATATTTGTTGAAAGGGCAGTAGAAAGAGGCATACCAAAGGATAAAGCAGAATACATCTTTGACCTTATGGCCAAGTTTGCAGAATACGGTTTTAACAAGTCTCACTCTGCTGCCTATGCCTATATTGCCTATCAGACGGCGTATTTAAAGGCGCATTATCCTGCATACTTTATGAGCGCATTGCTCACAAGCGAAAAGAACAACACAGACAACATTGCAAAATACATTGAAGAGTGCAATCGCATGAAAATAACCGTTTTGCCGCCCGATATTAACGATAGTTTCCATGATTTTGCCGTGGCAGAAAAAGACGGTAAGAAGGTCATCAGGTTTGGGTTTTCGGCCATCAAGAATGTGGGCGATGCAGCGATAGAGAATATCATAGAGGTCAGAAAAGGGGGCAGGTTTGAAAGCATCTTTGATTTCTTAAAGAGGGTTGATACCAGGAAGGTCAATAAAAAGGTGTTAGAGAGCCTCATAAAGAGCGGGTGTTTTGATTCGTTGCACAAGAATAGGGCTGCGCTTCTGGCTTCAATTGATATATTGCTTGATTGGGTATCTTCTTCGGCAAAGAAGGCCAACAAGAAGATGATATCTCTGTTTGGGGCATCAAAGGAAGAAGAGAGTTATCCTGAGCTTGTTGATGCCGAGGAGCTGACGCAGGAGAAGATCTTGGAATACGAAAGGGAGCTTTTGGGTTTCTTTGTAAGTTCCAACCCGTTGAGTAAGTATGAAAATATAGTAAGTGCGGTGATTACGGCTGATAGCGAGTCGGCTTTGAATAGCGTAAACAGGGAAGTTATAATGGCCGGCATACCCGTGGCCGTTAAGAAGATGAAGACAAAGAAGAAAGAGCCGATGGCCATTGTTAAGCTGATGGATTTAAAGGGCACATTCGAGGCGACTGTGTTCCCCAAGTTGTATGAGGCATACGGCGAGTTGTTTGAAAAGAACAAACTCCTTGTGATTGTCGGCAGTTTGGATCCCACAACAGAGAAGGTCAATGTTGTAGTGAGGGATATTGTGGAATACGACAAGCTCCATGACTATATAGAAGGGGTTGAGGTATTTTTAAGCGAGAGGGATTTGGAGTCTATCGAGAGAATAAAGACGATTCTGCAGAGGAATAAAGGCGATAAACCGTTGTTTATAAGATTTAAGGAGAATGATGTGTTGTATACGGTTAAGACATACATGAAGATAGCGATCAGTGCCACGCTTCTGGATGCCTTGAGAAAACACAATGTAAGGGTTAGGTTTGACTTCAGAAAGGGGGATAGCTGA
- a CDS encoding FeoA family protein → MKLTDGEVGRSYIVASIDGGCMAKDRILKLGIIPGSTITIKRKAPLRGPFMVEVNGSDVVLGRGIASKISIVETK, encoded by the coding sequence ATGAAACTGACGGACGGTGAGGTAGGCAGAAGCTATATAGTGGCCTCCATAGACGGGGGTTGCATGGCAAAGGACAGAATCCTCAAGTTGGGTATAATCCCCGGTAGCACTATAACCATCAAGAGAAAGGCTCCTTTAAGGGGGCCTTTTATGGTTGAGGTAAACGGCAGCGATGTGGTCCTGGGCAGGGGCATTGCATCAAAAATATCCATTGTGGAGACTAAATGA
- the feoB gene encoding ferrous iron transport protein B, translating to MKVALVGQPNCGKSTLFNQLAGYKSLSANFPGATVEYTQGKTYIDNELIDILDLPGTYSLSWYDDAEKETVKALFSQDIDVIVNIIDASTLIRSIELTIELMSLEKPMVVALNMMDEALRKGIYIDVKKLKNILGIEVVPIIAKKGKGINKLLKAIKEAKKPTKRCVYSKNVEKYINLLAECLSKEEIQSNWPTKMLAIKAIEGFEPCQKLINQTTSCSKELEIARVALQDGLVIIQERHALCMDIFEKSARVKKPPKKNLEAILDSILLHPILGYISMIAIFYLIFHIVFNGGVPIENFIIGIFEKIDAYIESSLSSNQLIMSITKGIVDGVGAAFGIAFPYLLPFLFLISLLEDVGYLPRIGFLMDSAMHKMGVHGTSVIPFVSGYGCSVPAIMATRILKSKKEKFISAFLASMVPCSARTTVIMGLVGYFMGYKYAILLYGLNIVVIFISGMILKRLLPGISPEMIIDIPPYRLPTAKTLLLKTWYKVKDFIYLAVPMLIGGSVVLTLIDYYKLSHYINDIFAPFLEGFLGLPAAVGVVLIFGILKKELTLLMLYQALGLASISQLPQVMTQKQMLIFTVFVIFYIPCLATIAAIKKEVGIKQSITITVLSFVVASVLAFLTKILI from the coding sequence ATGAAGGTAGCGCTCGTTGGCCAGCCCAACTGCGGAAAAAGCACGCTGTTTAATCAACTGGCAGGATACAAAAGCCTCTCTGCCAACTTTCCCGGGGCAACCGTTGAATACACCCAGGGCAAAACCTATATAGATAACGAGCTGATAGATATACTCGATCTGCCCGGCACATACTCCCTAAGCTGGTATGATGACGCAGAAAAGGAGACGGTCAAGGCGCTATTTTCACAAGACATAGATGTAATAGTAAACATAATCGACGCATCGACACTAATAAGGAGCATAGAGCTAACCATAGAGCTCATGTCGTTAGAAAAACCGATGGTGGTCGCCTTAAACATGATGGATGAGGCGCTGCGAAAGGGCATATACATCGATGTAAAGAAGTTAAAAAACATCCTGGGCATCGAGGTTGTGCCGATCATAGCCAAGAAAGGCAAAGGCATAAACAAACTGCTCAAGGCCATAAAGGAAGCAAAGAAACCCACAAAGCGGTGCGTATATTCAAAGAATGTGGAAAAATACATAAACCTATTGGCAGAATGCCTGAGCAAGGAAGAGATCCAGAGCAATTGGCCAACAAAAATGCTGGCCATAAAGGCCATTGAGGGGTTTGAACCGTGTCAGAAGCTCATAAACCAGACAACCAGCTGCTCAAAGGAACTTGAAATTGCAAGGGTTGCCCTTCAGGATGGGCTTGTAATCATACAGGAGAGACACGCCCTTTGTATGGACATATTCGAAAAGAGCGCAAGGGTGAAAAAACCGCCTAAGAAGAACTTAGAAGCCATCCTGGATAGCATACTACTGCACCCCATATTGGGCTATATATCCATGATCGCCATATTCTATCTGATATTCCACATCGTATTCAACGGCGGGGTGCCCATAGAAAACTTCATAATAGGCATTTTCGAGAAGATAGACGCATACATAGAAAGCTCCCTATCATCCAATCAACTGATTATGTCTATAACCAAAGGCATAGTCGACGGTGTCGGGGCAGCATTCGGTATAGCATTTCCCTATCTATTGCCGTTTCTGTTTTTGATCTCGCTCCTTGAGGATGTCGGATACCTGCCACGCATAGGCTTCTTGATGGATTCTGCAATGCACAAAATGGGGGTTCACGGAACAAGCGTCATACCGTTTGTATCTGGATACGGATGCAGTGTCCCTGCCATTATGGCAACAAGGATACTAAAAAGCAAAAAGGAGAAGTTTATCTCGGCATTTTTAGCCTCTATGGTGCCCTGTTCTGCAAGAACCACCGTTATAATGGGGCTTGTAGGCTATTTTATGGGATACAAATACGCCATCCTTCTGTATGGTTTAAATATCGTTGTAATATTCATAAGCGGCATGATATTAAAGAGGCTCCTGCCAGGCATAAGCCCGGAGATGATAATAGACATACCACCATACAGGCTCCCAACAGCCAAGACACTGCTTCTAAAGACATGGTATAAGGTCAAGGATTTCATATACTTAGCCGTTCCTATGCTTATAGGCGGAAGCGTGGTTTTAACCTTAATCGACTATTACAAGCTCAGTCATTACATAAACGACATATTCGCCCCGTTCCTTGAGGGTTTCTTGGGGCTTCCTGCAGCAGTCGGTGTGGTTTTGATATTTGGTATCCTAAAAAAAGAGCTAACCCTCCTTATGCTCTATCAGGCATTAGGCCTTGCAAGCATATCGCAGCTGCCCCAGGTTATGACACAGAAACAGATGCTCATCTTTACCGTTTTTGTCATCTTCTATATACCATGCCTTGCAACGATAGCCGCCATTAAAAAAGAGGTAGGAATCAAACAATCCATAACCATCACCGTTTTAAGCTTCGTTGTTGCCTCTGTCTTGGCCTTCCTTACAAAAATCCTGATATGA
- a CDS encoding methyltransferase domain-containing protein → MRNLIAVATGKDKRSIWKGHFGMSPFYSIFDNDGNLIEQKENPYAKGDKHHDDPNLIVNLLDNVYLFIAHNMGKKSREKLTKELGIKSLLVDTEDIYSAIDYFLQARKNIDVFEECTQKYEEWFDKYSAIYESELNMLKSITPKFERALEIGVGSGRFAAPLGIKEGIEPSEKMAQIAKQRGIKVYPGFAENLPFMDEEYDFILIAVTICFVKDPKKTLKEAYRVLKKGGKIIVAIVDKASAIGKEYLNKKEKGRFYRYVTFFSAEELQNILKETGFEIENTYQTLFGRSIKEIDKPQDFKEGYGEGGFVAVLATK, encoded by the coding sequence ATGAGAAACCTGATAGCAGTAGCCACAGGCAAGGACAAAAGGTCTATATGGAAGGGGCACTTTGGCATGTCGCCGTTTTACAGTATTTTTGATAACGACGGCAATCTCATAGAGCAGAAGGAAAACCCCTATGCAAAAGGGGATAAACACCACGACGATCCAAATCTTATAGTAAATCTCTTAGATAATGTATATCTATTTATAGCCCACAACATGGGGAAAAAATCAAGGGAAAAGCTGACAAAGGAGTTGGGCATAAAGTCTCTTTTGGTGGATACAGAGGATATATACAGCGCGATAGATTACTTCCTTCAGGCAAGGAAAAACATAGATGTATTTGAAGAGTGCACCCAAAAGTATGAGGAGTGGTTCGATAAATACTCCGCCATATACGAAAGCGAGCTAAACATGCTAAAATCCATAACGCCTAAATTCGAAAGGGCTTTGGAGATAGGTGTTGGCAGCGGAAGGTTTGCAGCGCCGCTGGGCATCAAAGAGGGTATCGAGCCGTCTGAGAAGATGGCGCAGATAGCAAAACAAAGGGGCATAAAGGTATATCCAGGGTTTGCAGAAAACCTCCCATTCATGGATGAGGAGTACGATTTCATACTCATAGCTGTGACGATATGTTTTGTGAAGGATCCAAAGAAAACGCTCAAGGAGGCCTATAGGGTTCTAAAGAAGGGCGGTAAGATAATCGTGGCTATAGTGGATAAGGCAAGCGCAATAGGTAAGGAGTATCTCAACAAGAAGGAAAAGGGGAGATTTTACAGATATGTAACATTTTTCTCTGCTGAGGAGTTGCAGAATATACTCAAAGAAACCGGCTTTGAGATAGAAAACACCTATCAGACACTGTTCGGCAGAAGCATAAAGGAGATAGACAAACCCCAAGATTTTAAAGAAGGATACGGTGAGGGGGGATTCGTCGCCGTATTGGCAACAAAATAG
- a CDS encoding DUF3108 domain-containing protein — protein sequence MYRLFVVIFLFFAVNAFGFNSFDAKYKFDFSGLTAGYGTLDVRKDNSTYRLDFEGSTVSIVRLFYRFDIRIEDVFDYRRKTSVFYKSYQEAPKSTKRVDVRFDNTTLAHVVYEKNKEQKTYTITSKNGVYSPLSVYLFFLGDKFKFKKTYFRDVVVSKHLYRIAIVPLGIETINMDPLGRKKGQMRALKVSLTFYKLTRDGKLKRKKQVKRLVAWISLKDPKIPLIIEMWHIIGKFRARLIHIDVR from the coding sequence ATGTATAGATTATTTGTTGTTATATTTTTGTTTTTTGCTGTTAACGCCTTTGGCTTTAACTCTTTTGATGCTAAATATAAGTTTGATTTTAGCGGTCTTACGGCAGGATATGGGACTCTTGATGTAAGAAAGGACAACTCCACATATAGGTTGGATTTTGAAGGCAGTACGGTTTCTATAGTAAGGCTCTTTTATAGGTTCGATATAAGGATAGAGGATGTGTTCGACTACAGACGCAAAACGAGCGTGTTTTACAAAAGCTATCAGGAGGCGCCTAAATCGACAAAGAGGGTTGATGTGCGATTTGATAATACCACTTTGGCTCATGTTGTATATGAGAAGAACAAGGAGCAGAAAACATACACCATAACATCTAAAAATGGCGTCTATTCCCCTTTAAGCGTGTATCTATTCTTTTTAGGCGATAAATTCAAATTCAAAAAAACCTATTTTAGGGATGTTGTGGTTTCAAAGCATTTGTATAGGATAGCCATTGTGCCTTTGGGGATTGAGACCATAAACATGGATCCGCTGGGCAGGAAAAAGGGGCAGATGAGGGCGTTGAAGGTTTCCTTGACATTTTACAAATTGACCAGGGATGGTAAACTGAAAAGGAAAAAGCAGGTCAAGAGGCTTGTTGCATGGATTTCTTTAAAAGACCCAAAAATACCGTTGATTATTGAGATGTGGCATATAATCGGCAAATTCAGGGCCCGTCTGATCCATATAGATGTCAGGTGA
- a CDS encoding RNase H family protein, which produces MIVKVYTDGSCFDSYSIGGWGVYIVFEDREVRFSGYNECQNSTSMELIAVLKALEYLSYHKEEIESVEFFVDCDYTVKLMKEFKAKEKISFRTKTSFKNRKTLLMLTHYASQLNINWHIVKSHRGIKGNEIADQLAKKAAKLRIKELERG; this is translated from the coding sequence ATGATAGTCAAGGTATACACAGACGGAAGCTGTTTCGATAGCTATTCCATAGGTGGATGGGGCGTGTATATCGTTTTTGAGGATAGGGAGGTGCGATTCTCGGGATACAACGAATGCCAAAACTCCACATCAATGGAGCTTATCGCCGTATTGAAGGCACTGGAGTATTTAAGCTATCATAAAGAAGAGATAGAATCGGTGGAGTTTTTTGTCGACTGCGACTATACGGTAAAGCTAATGAAGGAGTTTAAGGCCAAGGAGAAGATCTCATTTCGAACAAAAACATCGTTCAAAAACAGAAAAACACTCCTTATGCTTACACACTATGCCTCACAACTCAATATCAACTGGCACATAGTAAAATCACATAGGGGCATAAAGGGCAACGAGATAGCAGACCAGTTAGCCAAAAAAGCGGCAAAACTGAGGATAAAAGAGTTAGAGAGGGGATAG